From the genome of Phoenix dactylifera cultivar Barhee BC4 chromosome 17, palm_55x_up_171113_PBpolish2nd_filt_p, whole genome shotgun sequence:
ATTTTGTTTGATCTGCAGCTTAAATACCACGACACTGGTAAAGAGAAGAATTGCTTGCCAAGGATTGGCCAGTGGAATATGATGAATAAGGTATTGTATATAAAGATTTCACCAACATGAAATGGTTTTGGTGCATGTTAATCATGACTGCTGTTCCTTTGATGGTTTAGATATATCATTCATTAATGAACATGACCTTAGTAACTAACTTTTCCTTGTACATTACCCCCTCTATCAATCCGAACTGAGCGCTGCCATGAGACTTTATGGCTTGTGCTGTAGCCATGCCTTCTTTCATGCAGTAATTTAAGCATGCCACCATAACTatattatatgattttattattggaCTGCCTTTTGCCTTACAATCCCAGTCTAATGTAGAAAATGGTGAATGGCGGGAGAGTGCAATATTGGGCATGTATCAATTTTGCACGTAATGTGCAAGAAAGTGTTGCCCGTGGATTCTGTCATGAGCTTGCTCAGATGTGCCAGATATCTGGGATGGTATGTCTCCTTGATTATCCTGTTTGATTACATATTTTGGATACCTTTAATCGGTCACCTATTCCGATGTCATGTAAATAATATTCTACATCGATACTGCCATTGGAACTTCATACAGGAATTTTCTATAGAACCTGTGCTTCCTCCATTAAGTGCAAGGCCTGATCAAGTggaaagagctctaaaagaacgaTATCATGATGCAATGAGCACACTTCATCCCCAGGGCAAAGAACTTGATCTACTTATTGTAATATTGCCTGACAATAATGGTTCTCTGTATGGTATTCATCCCACTCTGTCCATCTTTTTTGAATTGACTCATATACACCTGTTTGTTTGTCAACTTTGAGATTTTAATTATCTTGGTCCCATGATACAGATTCTTTTAATTAGTTCCCAGATTATCAAGTTTTTATCAGGATGCTATATTTGGCTGTTGCTTTGCCTTCATGTCAGGTGATCTAAAACGGATCTGTGAGACCGATCTTGGATTAGTGTCTCAGTGTTGTTTGACCAAACATGTTTTCAGAATGAGCAAGCAGTACCTGGCAAATGTTGCTCTCAAGATAAATGTGAAGGTGCGAATGCTCTCAGGcttcttttccttcctttttaccCTCAATCTTTTCCACAACTTGACAAGAATGTTTTGATTAAAGGTTGGGGGAAGGAACACAGTCCTTATGGATGCATTGACAAGGCGGATACCTCTGGTTAGTGACAGGCCTACCATTATTTTTGGTGCTGATGTGACACATCCTCATCCTGGGGAGGACTCCAGTCCCTCTATTGCAGCTGTAAGATGATCCATCTTCATGCAGGAGACATGTgttaactttttatttttttttaagaaaaaatatgtTTTGGTTATATGACTATATGCTCATTTGATTTCTCTTTGTTATCCTGCAGGTTGTAGCTTCTCAAGACTGGCCAGAGGTGACAAAGTATGCTGGATTAGTTAGTGCTCAGGCCCATCGTCAAGAATTGATTCAAGATTTGTTTAaagtttggcaagatcctcaacgTGGAACTGTCACTGGTGGCATGATAAAGTATGGATTGATTGTGTTGATTTACATGATTTCTTGTCACTTAGGATTGGTTGATTGTATCGTTGGCATCCGGAAGTTCATTTGAGAGGACTCATATAACATCACTAAATGTGCAGGGAGCTTCTAATTTCCTTTAAGAAGGCTACTGGGCAAAAGCCACAGCGAATCATATTTTACAGGTGGGATCCTTGGATAATTTTCCTTAATGCTTTTCTGTTGTGCAGAATTACTGATGGTGTTTTCTTTGTAGGGATGGAGTTAGTGAAGGGCAATTTTATCAAGTTTTACTGTATGAGCTCGATGCAATTCGGAAGGTGTTGCATTTGGACGTAGCTGTAGTCAGATCTTTATTCAATATTGCTGATGCATTGGTTGTCTAATGTGattcatttctttttaaaattgtCTCAGGCATGTTTCTCTCTAGAACAAAACTATCAGCCACCTGTAACCTTTGTTGTGGTCCAGAAACGCCACCACACCAGGCTGTTTGCAAATAACCATCGTGATCCCTACTCAGTTGATAAGAGTGGAAACATACTACCCGGTTAGTCCCTTGCTTAAACTACAAATGATTGAGCTAAATGATGCCATCCTGACTTTTCccccaactttttttttttgttgtgtttTCCAAGTGCTTTATTTGTTTTGTTATTATAATCAATGTTGATCTGATTGTTGTCATCCTTGTAAATTGCAGGTACTGTTGTTGATTCTAAGATTTGCCACCCAACTGAGTTTGATTTTTACTTGTGCAGTCATGCTGGCATCCAAGTATATTTTCTCCTATCTTTGCAACTGTTCCTTATTGTTTGTTTATTCATGtttttatgtattttcaatcctCCTGATTGGTATTGAAATATTAACTTTATGCGGTGTTATATTTATAAGGGTACAAGCCGTCCTGCTCATTACCATGTCTTGTGGGATGAAAACAAATTCACTGCTGATGGTTTGCAAACTCTTACGAACAACCTTTGCTACACGTAAATCTCTCCTTATTCCTGGTGTTTCCTCGGACCATGCTGTCAGCTCTTAATCTGTTTTACTAAATTCTGGATTGTTTTTGCAGCTATGCAAGGTGCACGCGCTCTGTATCCATTGGTAAGTTGCTAGTTTCCAGTCCTTACCATTGGTTTATTCTTCCCTAGGGGCTAGGGATGAGCTTGTAGCCTCCCATGTGTGATGATTGTTTTATCTTTTCTTCGACAGTGCCACCTGCATACTATGCTCATCTGGCTGCTTTCCGGGCCCGCTTTTATATGGAACCAGAGACATCAGATAGTGGTTCTTTGGCAAGTGCAGCTGCAGCTGGTCGTGGGTTTCCAGCTGGTGGACCACGCAGTACTCGGGTCCCTGGTAGCACATCTGTGAGACCCCTCCCCGCGCTAAAAGAAAATGTCAAGAGAGTCATGTTTTATTGCTGAGCCATGTAAAACGCTTGGCCTCCTACTGTTACTGCTTAATTAAAGTTGACTAGTACCCTTCTGTTTGTAGGATGTTGTTAAATTTCATGGTCATTCATGTGAGATGTGACTTGGAGACGTAATGCTTAATGCATATTTGAGATTCTTGTTGAGTTTTATGGTCCTTCTGGGGGCATAAAATATATGCTAAATATTGCAACCCTTTGCACCCGGAATGAGCATCACGATGGCTGGACTGCTGAGGGTTTGTCCTGGCAACTGTTTTTGGGGACCGGATTCTGTTTTTTCATCTTGGGGCCTGAAAGACACTCTCCTGCTTTATAGAACTGATGAGTCTGCTTAATGTTTGGTGCCGTTTTCCTGCAGAAACGTTTGGGCACTGCTGCTTTGAAATGACTCACTGCTTATATGGATAGTATTTTTGATCTGGTCTCATTGCTCATAAATCTTGTTACTACAACATGTCATTCGTTTACAGGGGTCTATTTCAAACAACAGGGTGAGGTACAGATTCAATCGTTCAAATATAAAACATCCGTTTGGCAGGTATTTTGCTGCTACTTTGTTCAAGAAGCACTTTCGGTGGCTCTCTCGGACGGTGCTTTTGGCGTGAGGCAATCCGTTATAACCCTGAGAGCACGCAGAATTCGGTGATCAACTGAGCAACCTATAATATTTCATCGTTTAAGAAAAGCGAGATCAGCGAAAGCATTGAGATAAAAGGAACCTAGAGTCTCACCTTATCAAACGTGGTTGCTTGCGTCTGCAGTAGTTCCAAGATCAAGTTGTTAGTGACTGCTGCGCTTGAATATCCATTGTAAAATTCTAGAGAGTAGGCAAACTTGCCTTTCTCCTGGCAGTGGCTCAGGTTTTGTTACAGCCTTTGATGGGGCCTGCAGCTGAGCTTGATCACTTGCTAAGAGAACCATTTTGGCCTGGCAGCAGGGGAAAAATTGTATTACCAATAGCAAAAATTTTAtcaatctatttatttatttgctgaACGCTCCTTTCTAACTCACCAAATTTCTGAACTGGAGATTGTAGAGCAGCTGAATATATCGCTGTTTGGCTTGCTTCTCATCCTTGTTCTGTTGCCTCCAGAAGCCGTAGACCGATCCCATGTTCAATACCTTGGTTGCATAAATCTTCCATGTGTAGCTGTCATAACATAAGTCGTTTGTCAATTACTACATCATGTTCGCCAAGATATTGTTCTCATCTAGTCATCTTGCTGATTGATATTACCATTCATATATCCGTTGGAGCCCAGCTGTTGACACCTTATTCCAGTAAGTGCTGTCCTCCCGGCATTTCTCAAAGAAATCTGCAATCTTGTTGCTAGATTCCTCTCCGTTATTAGGATCAATATGGAAACCAGAAACTTCATCAACAATGATCTCTGCCGGTCCTCCTTTGTTTGTAGCAAAGGTCGGCAGGCCACAGTTCATCGCCTCTATGACTGTAAGTCCAAATGCTTCATACAAAGCAGGCTGAAACAAAGGAAGGCAGCAGAGAATTCTCATTTTCATAGATAAATTAGGTATAATTTAGGTGATGGTAGCAAGTTTGGAAAGTATAATTCAAACCTGAATGAAAGCTCCCTTGGTATCAGCAATGCAACGGTATAGCTCACCATTCCGAACCCGATCATTCTGTGCCTTTATCCATCTTATCTGACCTGTCAATTTGTATTTTAAAATCAGCGAATGCATCTTGTTGATCTCGTTGATCTCTTCCCTGTCTTTTGATTTTGAGGGGTCAAAGAAACCTCCGACCACAACGAGGTTCACGAGCTCCCTCAGCCTCTTGTTATTCCCATACCATTCAACTAGCCCAGTTATGTTCTTGACTGTGTCGAGCCTTGCCATCGAGAATATGATTGGCTTATTTCTGTCTGCAAGGTGTCCTCTGTTTCCGCTCATAAAAGTATGTAACATTAGAATTTAATCTTCctttcagaaaaaaagaaagaaagaaaattgaatTCATGTCTGGAGGAACTACTTCTGCTCTTCCTAGAAAATTACAGGTTGATTTTGAAACTTACATATGTTCCTCATTATCCACTTTGCTATACAGCAGCTCCTCGATGGCAGGATGAAACAAAGTCATGCGCTTCTGTTTCTGTGTGTAGGGGAAGTAGAGGGATTGATCGGCTCCCGGAGAAGCTATATTAAACTTAGGATCAAACACATTGATGCCCGAGGCAAATCGACAGAGCCCTGGAAGTGTAAATGCATAATGGCTCTCATACTGCCCAGGCCTATCCTTGCTGCACCATGAAAACATTCTATGCTGTTGATTCACAAGCACCCGTAATTTGGAGCACATAAAGAATCACTGATTGATTATATACTTACCTTCCAGCGATTTCTTGGAATGTACTTGTTATGATGAAATCAGTAGTATTCATCGAAATCATGTCGGCAGTGAATTGGCATGAGAAGTGGTACTTTGCGTCGAATTTCTTCCACTTGACATCAGAATCTTCATACTTCGTCTTTTCAAGAGCATGTGCAATGGTTCCCTAGTTTGTCAACCATATCAGTAACAATCCTTTGAAGCAGAATAAAATCACATTCTACACTGTGAGATCCTTTCCCTCTATATTTAGTAAGTAGTTTTAAAGCTCATTCTGATGTTGCATGGAGTGAAAGAGATGATAATAGCATCACCATCAGTACCTGAGTTACTCCTAGTTTGGTGGCCACCAGAGAAGCCACCAAGTTTCCATCAGTGTAGTTCCCAATGATCAGGTCTGGTTTCCCTTCCAAGTGGTCAAGAATTTTGGCAGCAGCATCCTGAGAACCCACAAACTTGATGACTTATTAATCAAATCATGCCCTTTTAAGGAAGCTACGGATCCTAAGATAAAAAAACAGGATCAATTACATGCCTGAGCATATCTCTCGAGGTAAGGATAGATATCAAAACGAGAAACCCACTGTTGTaaaactcgatcatctctcttGAATGGCACCCGAAGGATGTGCGAGTGCTTGGTGTTGAGAATTGGCTCTAGTTCCTGGTTGCATTTAGTTCCCCGGGCTTCTGGTATCAGCCTGGTCACCTGCAATCACCTCCATTTGTTGCTTTTCCTTCGCTCACTAATTGTCATTCTATAGTTTTTCACTCGAATGAATCCTATCACAATGTTAACATTCTTAAGCTTACCACAAGAATTTGAGGCTGTGCACTCAACCCTTGTTGCTTGATTCTGAGGAGCAGTTCCTCTTCGAAGGCTTTTACCTGATCTAGGATGTAAACAACCTGCAGAAAAAGAAGAGTTCGGGAAATTATCATTCAGATTTTCTAGTTTGTTCCCTTCATTTGTGGATTGAATTCTATACCTGCCCACCAGTATCCGGCAAACCAAGAACATCTGCCTGTCCGAAATAGCCATGGGGAGAGAAGATCACAAtgctaaagatggtagggactCTACTGAAAAATTTCTCCATGTTCGCAGGATCTGGTGCTTGAAGAACCTCAGACAGGCAGTGCAGGCTCCCCTTAACCCTTTCAGCAGTATCACCCCATCCCTTCTCCAGTCCCCACTCCTGAAATCTGTGGGACAAAAAAAGGAGCAAGTGAAAATTAGAGCGGACTTTTGAACCTTCTTCTCCAACGTTTGAAGCCTTTGTTAAGGAGAAACAGCAGAATCACCTTTGTTCGAACTTTTGGAATGGTGTGTTATTGGGAAGCGCACTGACAAACACTTCAGCCAAAAGCAGAGCTGTCTGGAGTTTGTTCACGGTGTCTAGCGTGTTATTAATCATTAACTTCTGCAGAGTTATTAGAAATGGTAATCGGTCAGATCTTTAAACTACTTGGTCGTCATAAGTTGTTAGCACAAACTTTTCTTTTGCTTCCAAAATTCTCACTTCTCCGCGGTGATTAAGGGCGAGCAAGTAGTCCAATAATGTTTTCATGCTCTCGGACTTCTCGTTCAGCTTGGATGATAAGAATTTGCATATAAACTGTGCCCCATTCCCTATGGATGATGGTAAGGTGAGGTGAGGTGTCAACAAATCAAAGGCTCCAAAATCCACTTCTAGAGCATGCTCATCCGTCGCCCTGCAATTTCCATGAATTACATGATTGTGAAACCTTTTAAGGACCAAATCCAGATTTATGTTTGGATCCGCTGATGATTAAGAATGATACCATTTCTCATCATATATTATTTCCTTGGATTTCAGGTATTCCGAAGGAGTGATTGCTTCGACTGTTAGATCCTCCGAATGGACCTTGACATACTCCCATATTCCAGGATGCGGCCTGACGGCGAATGCTACGATCGGAGGAAGGACGACGGCTTCCTGCCATTATGACATCACAGATTGAATTTACTTTGTTTAGATCCAAAAAACTGACAGTATCTGCAGCAAAAAATAGAATGAGCAGGCAACCTGGGTGCAACAAATGATGTAACCAAGGAAGCCTTCCATAAGCCTGTCCTTCTCCAGCTTATCGTCCACCGACTTCTCCAACTCTGCTACCAATTCCTGGTTCTTCATAAGCCTCCTACCCTTGGCGACATACCTGAGTTCCCAGTCGGGAGATGAAGATATTATCAAAAGTCGATATAGGATGCGAGGATGGGAAAACTTAATGGAAGATTATTTGATCAATGGATGGAGAGTATATGCATGCATACCTTGAAAAGCATCGTTTCATCTGGTACCGGCTCTGCCTCAAAGCTTCAGGCATGCTCTCAGCTATGCTGTCTGATCTCTTGAAGCTAAGAGAAGCTGCAGCCATTGTGGAAATTTGGGTGCTGCCCAAAGAATTCAGCTGGATTCAAGCTCCAAAGCCTGCAAAGAAAGCTAGGGTCTGGTTTGCGTAGAGTGCTGAAGGCAGCAATTTATAGCAAATTGGTTGCAGTTTACAATTGTATTGATTTGGATTGCAGACATGGATTTCTTTTACTTCACCGGCAGAAAGTCGGAATATGAGATTTCCTGGCTGGAGAAAATGTGGCCAGAGAGAAGCTCAAACCAGAGGACAAAGCACATTGCCTAGAGAGAAGTGATGCCAAAGAAAGATGGAAGGCAAGAAAGGCATATATCACAAGCTGGGAGATTCCTTGTTTGGTTCTCGAAATCTAACTCCCTGGTAATCTAGTTCGCTGAAAAAGAATAAAGCTTTTGGGATTGCCGAGGTTTGGAATTTTTCGATTTTTTAATTCTATATTGTCTGTGATTCTATGTGTGtcaatatatatctatatattattTCAACAAGTTCGCCAAGATTTCTTTGCTTACGTCACCGTTAGTTCTATAGCTTTTCGACCGTTGCATTATTAAACATTTAAAAGGGAACCAACGGGAAACACCCCCCAAGAAAAGAAACTAAAAAGGCTGCGTTTGTTGAAGTTAACCAGATTCGATGATGTAAAGTTGGATCATGTCTCTGGCGGCCAACTTTACCAAAACACGGTAAAGTCAGCTATTTTATTGATTGGATGGCTTTTataaatggattagttatactGTTTCCTAGCCCATGGGACTAAAATGAGTGCCCTCTCTTCCTATCAGGGATAGAGAAAAAttcttttgagatttttttttttttttttgatgatttgtACTACGGatatatccaataaaatcagaaaataacaaATTCTAAAGCTTCTCATTTgtcttttaaaaatatatttggcCTGAAAGGCCACGTCATTACTCAACATAGCCCAAATATTTTCAAGCAGAGGGTGGCCTTTTTTTCGAGATCCATTGAAGTCTAAGGTTGTAAT
Proteins encoded in this window:
- the LOC103717684 gene encoding sucrose synthase 7-like isoform X1 is translated as MAAASLSFKRSDSIAESMPEALRQSRYQMKRCFSRYVAKGRRLMKNQELVAELEKSVDDKLEKDRLMEGFLGYIICCTQEAVVLPPIVAFAVRPHPGIWEYVKVHSEDLTVEAITPSEYLKSKEIIYDEKWATDEHALEVDFGAFDLLTPHLTLPSSIGNGAQFICKFLSSKLNEKSESMKTLLDYLLALNHRGEKLMINNTLDTVNKLQTALLLAEVFVSALPNNTPFQKFEQRFQEWGLEKGWGDTAERVKGSLHCLSEVLQAPDPANMEKFFSRVPTIFSIVIFSPHGYFGQADVLGLPDTGGQVVYILDQVKAFEEELLLRIKQQGLSAQPQILVVTRLIPEARGTKCNQELEPILNTKHSHILRVPFKRDDRVLQQWVSRFDIYPYLERYAQDAAAKILDHLEGKPDLIIGNYTDGNLVASLVATKLGVTQGTIAHALEKTKYEDSDVKWKKFDAKYHFSCQFTADMISMNTTDFIITSTFQEIAGSKDRPGQYESHYAFTLPGLCRFASGINVFDPKFNIASPGADQSLYFPYTQKQKRMTLFHPAIEELLYSKVDNEEHIGHLADRNKPIIFSMARLDTVKNITGLVEWYGNNKRLRELVNLVVVGGFFDPSKSKDREEINEINKMHSLILKYKLTGQIRWIKAQNDRVRNGELYRCIADTKGAFIQPALYEAFGLTVIEAMNCGLPTFATNKGGPAEIIVDEVSGFHIDPNNGEESSNKIADFFEKCREDSTYWNKVSTAGLQRIYECYTWKIYATKVLNMGSVYGFWRQQNKDEKQAKQRYIQLLYNLQFRNLAKMVLLASDQAQLQAPSKAVTKPEPLPGERRKQPRLIRVITDCLTPKAPSERATESAS
- the LOC103717684 gene encoding sucrose synthase 7-like isoform X3, translating into MAAASLSFKRSDSIAESMPEALRQSRYQMKRCFSRYVAKGRRLMKNQELVAELEKSVDDKLEKDRLMEGFLGYIICCTQEAVVLPPIVAFAVRPHPGIWEYVKVHSEDLTVEAITPSEYLKSKEIIYDEKWATDEHALEVDFGAFDLLTPHLTLPSSIGNGAQFICKFLSSKLNEKSESMKTLLDYLLALNHRGEKLMINNTLDTVNKLQTALLLAEVFVSALPNNTPFQKFEQRFQEWGLEKGWGDTAERVKGSLHCLSEVLQAPDPANMEKFFSRVPTIFSIVIFSPHGYFGQADVLGLPDTGGQVVYILDQVKAFEEELLLRIKQQGLSAQPQILVVTRLIPEARGTKCNQELEPILNTKHSHILRVPFKRDDRVLQQWVSRFDIYPYLERYAQDAAAKILDHLEGKPDLIIGNYTDGNLVASLVATKLGVTQGTIAHALEKTKYEDSDVKWKKFDAKYHFSCQFTADMISMNTTDFIITSTFQEIAGSKDRPGQYESHYAFTLPGLCRFASGINVFDPKFNIASPGADQSLYFPYTQKQKRMTLFHPAIEELLYSKVDNEEHIGHLADRNKPIIFSMARLDTVKNITGLVEWYGNNKRLRELVNLVVVGGFFDPSKSKDREEINEINKMHSLILKYKLTGQIRWIKAQNDRVRNGELYRCIADTKGAFIQPALYEAFGLTVIEAMNCGLPTFATNKGGPAEIIVDEVSGFHIDPNNGEESSNKIADFFEKCREDSTYWNKVSTAGLQRIYECYTWKIYATKVLNMGSVYGFWRQQNKDEKQAKQRYIQLLYNLQFRNLAKMVLLASDQAQLQAPSKAVTKPEPLPGERRKQPRLIRLLS
- the LOC103717684 gene encoding sucrose synthase 7-like isoform X2, which produces MAAASLSFKRSDSIAESMPEALRQSRYQMKRCFSRYVAKGRRLMKNQELVAELEKSVDDKLEKDRLMEGFLGYIICCTQEAVVLPPIVAFAVRPHPGIWEYVKVHSEDLTVEAITPSEYLKSKEIIYDEKWATDEHALEVDFGAFDLLTPHLTLPSSIGNGAQFICKFLSSKLNEKSESMKTLLDYLLALNHRGEKLMINNTLDTVNKLQTALLLAEVFVSALPNNTPFQKFEQRFQEWGLEKGWGDTAERVKGSLHCLSEVLQAPDPANMEKFFSRVPTIFSIVIFSPHGYFGQADVLGLPDTGGQVVYILDQVKAFEEELLLRIKQQGLSAQPQILVVTRLIPEARGTKCNQELEPILNTKHSHILRVPFKRDDRVLQQWVSRFDIYPYLERYAQDAAAKILDHLEGKPDLIIGNYTDGNLVASLVATKLGVTQGTIAHALEKTKYEDSDVKWKKFDAKYHFSCQFTADMISMNTTDFIITSTFQEIAGSKDRPGQYESHYAFTLPGLCRFASGINVFDPKFNIASPGADQSLYFPYTQKQKRMTLFHPAIEELLYSKVDNEEHIGHLADRNKPIIFSMARLDTVKNITGLVEWYGNNKRLRELVNLVVVGGFFDPSKSKDREEINEINKMHSLILKYKLTGQIRWIKAQNDRVRNGELYRCIADTKGAFIQPALYEAFGLTVIEAMNCGLPTFATNKGGPAEIIVDEVSGFHIDPNNGEESSNKIADFFEKCREDSTYWNKVSTAGLQRIYECYTWKIYATKVLNMGSVYGFWRQQNKDEKQAKQRYIQLLYNLQFRNLAKMVLLASDQAQLQAPSKAVTKPEPLPGERQVCLLSRILQWIFKRSSH